A region from the Citrobacter telavivensis genome encodes:
- the citD gene encoding citrate lyase acyl carrier protein, which yields MKINQAAVAGTLESGDVMIRIAPLDTQDIDLQINSSVEKQFGEAIRATILDVLAQYDVRGVQLNVDDKGALDCILRARLEALLARASGIPALPWEDRQ from the coding sequence ATGAAAATAAATCAGGCTGCCGTCGCAGGCACACTTGAGTCCGGTGATGTGATGATACGCATCGCCCCTCTCGATACGCAGGATATTGATCTGCAGATCAACAGCAGCGTTGAGAAACAGTTTGGCGAGGCCATTCGCGCCACCATTCTGGATGTTCTGGCGCAGTATGACGTGCGCGGCGTGCAATTGAATGTCGATGATAAAGGCGCGCTGGACTGCATTTTACGTGCACGACTGGAAGCATTACTGGCACGCGCCAGCGGCATCCCGGCCCTGCCCTGGGAGGATCGCCAATGA
- the citF gene encoding citrate lyase subunit alpha, producing MTQKNEQFQRQERVAAWSRQAESDLSTYTSTAKQALQAQKPRDQKLCASLEEAIRRSGLQDGMTISFHHAFRGGDLTLNLVMATIASMGFKNLTLASSSLSDCHAPLVDHIRHGVVSRIYTSGLRGPLAEEISRGLLAEPVQVHSHGGRVHLVQSGELSIDVAFLGVPSCDPFGNANGYTGKACCGSLGYARVDAESANQVVLLTEQLLPYPHNPASITQDQVDLIVQIDQVGDADKIGADATRMTTNPRELLIARSAAEVIAHSGYFKEGFSLQTGTGGASLAVTRFLEDKMRSRNIRADFALGGITATIVDLHEKGLIRKLLDVQSFDRSAAESLARNPNHIEISANQYANWGSKGASVDRLDVVVLSALEVDTQFNVNVLTGSDGVIRGASGGHCDTAVAAALSIIVAPLVRGRIPTLVDNVLTCVTPGSSVDILVTDHGIAVNPARPELAERLKDAGMKVVSIEWLRERAQQLTGEPRPIEFTDRVIAVVRYRDGSVIDVVHQVKE from the coding sequence ATGACCCAGAAAAACGAACAGTTTCAACGACAGGAACGGGTAGCAGCCTGGAGTCGCCAGGCCGAAAGTGACCTTTCCACCTATACGAGCACCGCGAAACAAGCTCTGCAGGCACAAAAACCGCGTGACCAAAAACTGTGCGCGAGTCTTGAAGAGGCGATCCGCCGTTCCGGTTTACAGGATGGCATGACCATCTCCTTCCACCACGCGTTTCGCGGCGGCGACCTGACCCTCAACCTGGTGATGGCAACCATTGCCAGCATGGGATTTAAAAACCTGACGCTGGCCTCCAGTTCCCTGAGTGACTGCCACGCACCGCTGGTCGACCATATTCGTCACGGCGTCGTCAGCCGCATTTATACTTCCGGTCTGCGCGGACCGCTGGCAGAAGAGATCTCTCGCGGCCTGCTGGCAGAGCCCGTCCAGGTTCACTCCCACGGCGGGCGCGTGCATTTGGTACAAAGCGGCGAACTCAGCATTGACGTGGCCTTCCTCGGCGTCCCGTCATGCGATCCTTTCGGTAACGCCAACGGCTATACCGGTAAAGCGTGCTGCGGCTCACTCGGCTATGCCCGCGTTGACGCGGAAAGCGCCAACCAGGTGGTGCTACTGACGGAGCAACTGCTGCCTTATCCACACAACCCGGCCAGCATCACCCAGGATCAGGTTGATCTGATAGTGCAAATAGACCAGGTCGGTGATGCCGATAAAATCGGGGCCGACGCCACCCGAATGACCACTAACCCGCGTGAACTGCTGATTGCCCGCAGCGCGGCCGAGGTCATCGCCCACTCCGGCTATTTCAAAGAAGGCTTTTCACTGCAAACCGGTACCGGCGGTGCCTCGCTGGCGGTCACTCGCTTCCTGGAAGACAAAATGCGCAGCCGCAATATCCGCGCAGATTTCGCCCTGGGCGGCATCACCGCCACTATCGTCGACCTGCATGAAAAAGGTTTGATTCGCAAACTGCTGGACGTACAGAGCTTTGACCGCAGCGCCGCTGAATCTCTGGCGCGCAACCCGAATCACATCGAAATCAGTGCAAATCAGTATGCCAACTGGGGTTCAAAAGGGGCCTCCGTTGACCGTCTGGACGTGGTCGTGCTGAGTGCGCTTGAAGTCGACACCCAGTTTAACGTCAACGTGCTGACCGGTTCTGACGGCGTCATTCGCGGCGCGTCCGGCGGTCACTGCGATACCGCCGTCGCCGCTGCGCTGTCAATCATCGTCGCGCCGCTGGTACGTGGCCGTATTCCGACGCTGGTAGATAACGTGCTGACCTGCGTCACACCGGGTTCCAGCGTCGATATTCTGGTTACCGATCATGGTATTGCGGTTAACCCGGCGCGTCCGGAACTGGCAGAACGCCTGAAAGACGCGGGGATGAAGGTCGTCTCGATTGAGTGGTTACGCGAACGTGCACAGCAACTCACTGGCGAACCTCGTCCAATCGAATTCACCGACCGCGTGATTGCCGTAGTGCGCTATCGCGATGGTTCAGTGATCGACGTTGTTCATCAGGTGAAGGAATAA
- the citC gene encoding [citrate (pro-3S)-lyase] ligase, whose protein sequence is MFGNNVFTRVKRSENIKMAAITQFLKENDLSVDTTVEVFITVTRDEKLIACGGIAGNIIKCVAISESVRGEGLALTLATELINLAYERHCTHLFIYTKTEYETLFRQCGFSTLTSVPGIMVLMENSTTRLKRYAESLSKLRHDGKKIGCIVMNANPFTNGHRYLIKQAAAQCDWLHLFLVKEDTSRFPYEDRLDLVLKGTSDIAHLTVHRGSEYIISRATFPCYFIKEQSVINHCYTEIDLKIFRQYLAPALGITHRFVGTEPFCGVTAQYNHDMRFWLETPTLPAPPIELVEIERLCFQETPISASLVRKLLVKKDLTAIASLVPSATLQYLQSMPERAPAPATVRQKTPALVTGEK, encoded by the coding sequence ATGTTTGGTAATAATGTGTTCACGCGCGTCAAACGCTCAGAAAATATAAAAATGGCGGCGATCACGCAATTCCTGAAAGAAAATGATCTGAGCGTCGATACCACCGTTGAGGTTTTTATTACCGTTACCCGCGACGAAAAACTCATCGCCTGCGGCGGTATTGCCGGAAATATCATTAAGTGCGTTGCCATTAGCGAATCGGTACGCGGTGAAGGTTTAGCGCTCACGCTGGCGACAGAACTCATCAATCTCGCCTACGAAAGACACTGCACGCATCTCTTCATTTATACCAAAACAGAGTACGAAACGTTGTTCAGGCAGTGCGGATTTTCCACCCTCACCAGCGTTCCCGGCATCATGGTGCTGATGGAAAACAGCACCACGCGTCTGAAACGCTACGCGGAGTCGTTGAGCAAACTGCGTCATGACGGAAAGAAAATCGGTTGTATCGTGATGAATGCCAACCCGTTCACCAATGGTCACCGCTATTTGATCAAACAGGCAGCGGCGCAGTGTGACTGGCTTCATCTGTTTCTGGTGAAAGAAGATACCTCGCGTTTCCCGTATGAGGACCGACTCGATCTGGTGCTTAAAGGCACGTCGGATATTGCGCATCTCACCGTCCATCGCGGTTCGGAATACATCATTTCGCGTGCCACATTCCCGTGCTACTTCATCAAAGAACAGAGCGTCATCAACCATTGCTACACCGAAATTGATTTAAAAATTTTCCGTCAGTATCTGGCACCCGCGCTGGGGATCACCCATCGCTTCGTCGGTACGGAACCGTTTTGCGGCGTAACCGCCCAGTATAACCACGATATGCGTTTCTGGCTGGAAACGCCGACCCTCCCCGCCCCGCCCATTGAACTGGTGGAAATAGAGCGACTGTGTTTCCAGGAGACGCCGATCTCCGCCTCTCTGGTGCGCAAACTGCTCGTGAAAAAAGATCTCACGGCTATCGCGTCGCTGGTGCCTTCAGCCACTTTGCAGTACCTGCAAAGCATGCCTGAACGCGCGCCCGCTCCCGCGACAGTCCGCCAAAAGACCCCCGCATTAGTAACAGGTGAAAAATGA
- the citE gene encoding citrate (pro-3S)-lyase subunit beta — translation MISASLQQRKTRTRRSMLFVPGANAAMVSNSFIYPADALMFDLEDSVALREKDTARRLVYHALQHPLYHDVETIVRVNALDSEWGINDLEAVVRGGADVVRLPKTDTAQDVIDIESEILRIEKACGREPGSTGLLAAIESPLGITRAVEIAHASERLIGIALGAEDYVRNLRTERSPEGTELLFARCSILQAARSAGIQAFDTVYSDANNEAGFLHEAAHIKQLGFDGKSLINPRQIELLHNLYAPTQKEVTHARLVVEAAEAAAREGLGVVSLNGKMVDSPVIERARLVLSRAELSGIREE, via the coding sequence ATGATTTCCGCTTCTTTACAACAGCGCAAAACGCGCACTCGCCGCAGCATGCTGTTTGTTCCCGGCGCCAATGCCGCAATGGTCAGCAACTCTTTCATCTATCCGGCAGATGCCCTGATGTTTGACCTGGAAGACTCCGTCGCACTGCGTGAAAAAGACACCGCGCGTCGCCTGGTCTACCACGCGCTGCAGCATCCGCTCTACCACGACGTCGAAACCATTGTGCGCGTAAATGCGCTGGATTCCGAATGGGGGATCAACGATCTGGAAGCGGTCGTTCGCGGCGGTGCTGACGTGGTTCGGCTGCCGAAAACCGATACCGCTCAGGATGTTATCGATATCGAAAGCGAAATTCTGCGTATTGAAAAAGCCTGCGGTCGCGAGCCAGGCAGTACAGGTCTGCTGGCCGCCATCGAATCGCCGTTAGGTATCACCCGCGCCGTAGAAATTGCCCACGCCTCCGAGCGTCTGATCGGGATCGCGCTGGGAGCGGAAGACTACGTACGCAACCTGCGTACAGAACGTTCACCAGAGGGCACTGAATTACTGTTTGCCCGCTGCTCGATTTTACAGGCCGCACGCTCCGCCGGGATTCAGGCGTTCGATACCGTCTATTCCGATGCCAACAACGAAGCGGGCTTTCTGCATGAAGCGGCCCACATCAAACAGTTGGGCTTTGACGGCAAATCGCTGATCAACCCACGCCAGATTGAACTGCTGCACAACCTGTATGCCCCGACGCAAAAAGAAGTGACGCATGCGCGTCTGGTCGTGGAAGCCGCAGAAGCCGCCGCCCGCGAAGGCCTCGGGGTGGTCTCCCTGAACGGCAAGATGGTCGACAGCCCGGTGATCGAGCGCGCACGTCTGGTGCTCTCCCGCGCAGAACTTTCCGGCATCCGCGAAGAATAA
- the dpiA gene encoding two-component response regulator DpiA produces the protein MTEPLTLLIVEDEMLLAEMHAEYIRHIPGFHQIWLAGNLAQARMMIERFKPGLILLDNYLPDGKGISLLHELTASHYPGGVVFTTAASDMETVADAVRSGAFDYLIKPIAYERLGQTLTRYQQRRRMLAENDSASQRQIDEMFNAYARGEPKDELPTGIDALTLNAVKKLFADPQVQHTAETVAQALTISRTTARRYLEYCASRHLIIAEIVHGKVGRPQRIYHG, from the coding sequence ATGACGGAACCATTAACCCTATTAATCGTTGAAGATGAAATGTTGCTTGCTGAGATGCATGCCGAGTACATTCGCCATATTCCTGGTTTTCATCAGATCTGGTTAGCCGGTAATCTGGCGCAGGCAAGAATGATGATTGAACGGTTCAAACCGGGTCTCATTTTGCTGGATAACTACCTTCCGGACGGGAAGGGGATCTCGCTGCTGCATGAGTTGACGGCGTCGCATTATCCCGGCGGGGTGGTCTTTACCACCGCAGCCAGCGATATGGAAACGGTGGCGGACGCCGTGCGCAGCGGGGCGTTTGATTATCTGATCAAACCTATCGCTTATGAGCGCCTGGGACAGACGCTCACCCGTTATCAACAGCGTAGACGGATGCTGGCAGAAAACGACAGTGCCAGCCAGCGACAAATTGATGAGATGTTTAATGCCTACGCGCGAGGTGAGCCGAAAGATGAATTACCCACCGGTATTGATGCCTTAACGCTCAATGCGGTTAAAAAGCTGTTTGCTGACCCGCAGGTACAGCACACTGCTGAAACCGTCGCGCAGGCGCTGACCATCAGCCGTACGACCGCCAGACGGTATCTCGAATACTGCGCCAGTCGGCATCTGATTATTGCGGAAATTGTGCATGGTAAAGTGGGGAGACCACAGCGTATTTACCACGGTTAA
- the citX gene encoding citrate lyase holo-[acyl-carrier protein] synthase → MHLLPEQATRHAVSIPELLVSRDERQARQHVWLARHPIPLVSFTVVAPGPIKDSELTRRLFNHGVTALRTLAAQADWPIREQAALASASGPEGMLSIEAPARDIKLATIELEQTHPLGRLWDIDVLTPGGEILSRRHFALPPRRCLLCEQNAAECARGKTHTLSFLINHMEALLHAADSRYAR, encoded by the coding sequence ATGCACCTGCTCCCTGAACAGGCCACCCGCCACGCAGTTTCAATTCCCGAGCTACTCGTCAGTCGGGATGAGCGACAGGCACGGCAACACGTCTGGCTGGCGCGCCATCCTATTCCACTGGTCTCCTTTACCGTGGTAGCGCCTGGCCCGATTAAAGACAGCGAGCTCACCCGTCGCCTCTTTAATCATGGCGTGACCGCCCTGCGTACGCTGGCGGCGCAGGCGGACTGGCCTATCAGGGAGCAGGCTGCACTGGCCTCAGCCAGCGGGCCAGAAGGCATGCTCTCGATTGAGGCACCGGCCCGTGACATCAAGCTCGCAACCATTGAGCTCGAACAGACTCATCCTCTGGGACGTTTGTGGGACATCGATGTGCTCACTCCCGGAGGCGAAATTCTCTCCCGCCGCCATTTCGCGCTTCCCCCTCGCCGCTGTCTGCTGTGCGAACAGAACGCGGCGGAATGCGCGCGTGGGAAAACCCATACGCTCTCCTTTCTGATCAACCACATGGAGGCGCTACTGCATGCTGCCGATTCCCGATATGCCCGTTGA
- a CDS encoding flavin reductase family protein produces MYFYQPSQGHGLPHDPLNAIVGPRPIGWIASQDTAGRDNLAPYSFFNCFNYHPPIIGFASTGWKDSVRNIMETGEFVWNLTTRELASAMNETSASLPHGEDEFFAAGLTKAESRLVKAPRVAQSPVNFECRLSQSIQLMTAQGEAIETWLILGEVVGIHIAETLLEEGVYQTAKAQPVLRAGGPTAYYAISESHRFDLVRPDARAKR; encoded by the coding sequence ATGTATTTCTATCAACCCTCGCAGGGACACGGCCTGCCACACGACCCGCTTAATGCCATTGTTGGTCCACGGCCTATTGGCTGGATCGCCTCTCAGGATACCGCTGGTCGGGATAACCTGGCACCCTACAGCTTCTTCAACTGTTTCAATTATCATCCGCCCATTATCGGTTTTGCCAGCACCGGCTGGAAAGACAGCGTACGTAACATCATGGAAACCGGCGAGTTTGTCTGGAACCTGACCACGCGAGAGTTAGCCAGCGCGATGAATGAAACCTCCGCCAGTCTGCCACATGGCGAAGATGAATTTTTTGCCGCCGGGCTGACGAAGGCGGAAAGTCGTCTGGTGAAAGCGCCACGCGTTGCACAAAGTCCGGTGAATTTTGAATGTCGCCTGTCGCAGAGTATTCAGCTCATGACCGCGCAAGGGGAAGCCATCGAAACCTGGCTGATTCTGGGCGAAGTGGTGGGGATTCACATCGCTGAAACGCTGCTGGAAGAGGGCGTTTACCAGACCGCAAAAGCACAGCCCGTGCTGCGCGCCGGTGGCCCGACGGCCTACTATGCGATCAGCGAGTCGCACCGCTTTGACCTGGTGCGTCCGGATGCTCGCGCGAAACGTTGA
- the citT gene encoding citrate/succinate antiporter CitT, with protein sequence MSLSKDTIWKLFAPLIIMGVMFLIPVPDGMPPQAWHYFAVFVAMIVGMILEPIPATAISFIAVTICVIGSNYLLFDAKELADPAFDAGKQALKWGLAGFSSTTVWLVFGAFIFALGYEVTGLGRRIALFLVKFMGKRTLTLGYAIVIIDILLAPFTPSNTARTGGTVFPVIKNLPPLFKSFPNDPSARRIGGYLMWMMVISTSLSSSMFVTGAAPNVLGLEFVNKIAGVQISWLQWFLSFLPVGIILLIVAPWLSYVLYKPEVTHSAEVAAWAGDELKTMGTLTRKEWTLVGLVLLSLGLWVFGGEVIDATAVGLLAVSLMLALHVVPWKDITKYNSAWNTLVNLATLVVMASGLTRSGFIDWFAGTMSTHLEGFSPNATVIVLVLVFYFAHYLFASLSAHTATMLPVILAVGKGIPGVPMEHLSILLVLSIGIMGCLTPYATGPGVIIYGCGYVKSKDYWRLGAIFGVIYIAMLLLVGWPILAMWS encoded by the coding sequence ATGTCTTTATCGAAAGATACTATATGGAAGTTGTTTGCCCCCTTGATAATCATGGGCGTCATGTTTCTTATCCCCGTCCCGGACGGCATGCCCCCTCAGGCATGGCACTACTTCGCCGTTTTCGTGGCGATGATCGTCGGTATGATTCTGGAGCCCATTCCGGCTACCGCAATCAGCTTCATCGCGGTCACCATCTGCGTGATTGGCAGCAACTACCTGTTGTTTGATGCCAAAGAGCTGGCGGATCCGGCATTTGACGCCGGTAAACAAGCGCTGAAATGGGGTCTGGCAGGTTTCTCCAGTACCACCGTCTGGCTGGTGTTCGGCGCGTTCATCTTCGCTCTCGGCTATGAAGTCACCGGTCTTGGCCGTCGTATCGCGCTGTTTCTGGTGAAATTCATGGGTAAACGTACCCTGACGCTGGGCTATGCGATTGTCATCATCGACATTCTGCTGGCGCCGTTTACGCCATCCAACACCGCGCGTACCGGTGGCACCGTGTTCCCGGTAATCAAAAACCTGCCACCGCTGTTTAAATCGTTCCCGAACGATCCGTCCGCACGTCGTATCGGCGGTTACCTGATGTGGATGATGGTCATCAGTACCAGCCTGAGTTCTTCGATGTTCGTCACGGGTGCGGCGCCAAACGTGCTGGGTCTGGAGTTTGTCAACAAAATCGCCGGTGTGCAGATAAGCTGGCTGCAGTGGTTCCTCAGCTTCCTGCCGGTCGGTATCATTTTGCTGATCGTTGCGCCGTGGCTCTCTTACGTTCTCTACAAACCTGAAGTCACACACAGTGCGGAAGTCGCCGCCTGGGCGGGTGATGAACTTAAAACCATGGGCACTCTGACGCGCAAAGAGTGGACGCTGGTCGGTCTGGTTCTGCTGAGCTTAGGCTTGTGGGTCTTCGGCGGCGAAGTGATCGACGCCACCGCCGTCGGTTTGCTCGCCGTTTCTCTGATGCTGGCACTGCACGTGGTGCCGTGGAAAGACATTACCAAATACAACAGCGCCTGGAACACGCTGGTGAACCTTGCCACCCTTGTGGTGATGGCAAGCGGTTTAACCCGTTCCGGGTTCATCGACTGGTTCGCGGGTACCATGAGCACCCATCTGGAAGGTTTCTCGCCTAACGCGACGGTGATTGTGCTGGTGCTGGTGTTCTACTTTGCCCACTACCTGTTTGCCAGCCTGTCGGCGCACACGGCGACAATGCTGCCGGTTATTCTGGCGGTCGGTAAAGGTATCCCGGGCGTGCCGATGGAACATTTGAGTATCCTGCTGGTGCTGTCCATCGGGATTATGGGTTGTCTGACGCCATACGCAACGGGTCCTGGGGTGATCATCTACGGCTGCGGCTATGTGAAATCCAAAGACTACTGGCGTCTTGGCGCCATCTTCGGGGTTATCTACATTGCGATGCTGCTGCTGGTTGGCTGGCCGATTCTGGCGATGTGGAGCTAG
- the citG gene encoding triphosphoribosyl-dephospho-CoA synthase CitG produces MLPIPDMPVETTALPHTLVDAYGHLAWRAMLTEVNLTPKPGLVDRLNCGAHKDMSLTDFHRSALAIQAWLPRFIEYGACCAQMPADAVLNGLRPLGMACEADMFRATAGVNTHKGSIFSLGLLCAAIGRLHQQRQSVTPETICTTAASFCRGLTERELRNNNQQITAGQRLYQQLGLTGARGEAEAGYPLVIRHALPHYRALLAEGRDPELALLDTLLLLIALNGDTNVASRGGAAGLRWIQQQANALLQQGGIRTPADLTHLHQFDSHCIERNLSPGGSADLLIVTWFLAQISQIKHLHNY; encoded by the coding sequence ATGCTGCCGATTCCCGATATGCCCGTTGAAACCACCGCCCTTCCCCACACGCTGGTTGACGCGTACGGCCATCTGGCGTGGCGCGCAATGCTGACGGAAGTCAACCTGACGCCAAAACCCGGGCTGGTCGATCGTCTGAACTGTGGCGCGCATAAAGACATGTCGTTGACGGATTTTCACCGCAGCGCGCTGGCCATTCAGGCCTGGTTGCCGCGTTTTATTGAATACGGTGCCTGCTGCGCGCAAATGCCAGCCGACGCCGTATTAAACGGCTTACGCCCGTTAGGTATGGCCTGTGAAGCCGACATGTTTCGGGCCACCGCGGGTGTGAACACCCATAAGGGCAGCATTTTTTCTCTCGGCCTGCTGTGTGCCGCCATTGGCCGTCTACATCAGCAACGGCAATCTGTTACACCGGAAACGATCTGCACTACCGCCGCCAGCTTTTGTCGCGGTCTGACCGAGCGCGAACTGCGCAATAACAATCAACAAATCACGGCAGGTCAGCGACTTTATCAGCAACTGGGATTAACCGGCGCACGTGGCGAAGCCGAAGCGGGATATCCATTGGTTATCCGCCATGCGCTTCCACACTATCGCGCCCTGTTAGCTGAGGGGCGCGATCCCGAGCTGGCACTGCTCGACACCTTACTCCTGCTGATTGCGCTCAACGGCGACACCAACGTTGCCTCGCGTGGCGGTGCGGCAGGACTGCGCTGGATACAGCAGCAGGCAAACGCATTGTTACAACAAGGGGGCATCCGAACCCCCGCCGATCTCACTCATCTGCATCAGTTCGACAGCCACTGCATTGAACGCAATCTCAGTCCTGGCGGCAGTGCCGACCTGCTGATCGTAACGTGGTTTTTGGCCCAGATTTCTCAAATTAAACATTTACACAATTATTGA
- the dpiB gene encoding sensor histidine kinase DpiB: MLVQKNKKPFSFFRRLAFPLRIFLLILVFSVFIIAALAQYFSASFEDYLSTHVRDMAMNQAKIIAANDSVIAAVKARDYQRLATIAGKLQSDTDFDYVVIGDSHSIRLYHPNPEKIGYPMQFTKPGALERGESYFITGTGSIGLAMRAKTPIFDDDGNIIGVVSIGYLISKIDSWRLDFILPMAGVFVLLLVVLMLLSWFFAAHIRRQMMGMEPKQIARVVRQQEALFSSVYEGLIAVDPDGYITAINRSARKMLGLRSPGRQWLGKPIHEVVSPSDFFTEQIAERRVDAMVNFNGLSVIANREAIRSGNELLGAIISFRSKDEIATLNAQLTQIRQYVESLRTLRHEHLNWMSTLNGLLQMKEYDRVREMVQGESQAQQQLIDSLREAFADRQVAGLLFGKVQRARELGLKMTIVPGSQLQQLPEGLDSTEFAAIVGNLLDNAFEASLRTEQGNKVVELYLSDEGDDVVIEVADQGCGVPEALREKIFEQGVSTRSDEPGEHGIGLYLIASYVGRCGGMITLEDNNPCGTLFSLFIPKVKKNNDGTINPINR, from the coding sequence ATGTTGGTTCAAAAAAATAAAAAGCCGTTTTCTTTTTTTCGCCGACTGGCATTTCCGTTACGCATTTTTCTGCTTATTCTCGTTTTCTCAGTGTTCATTATTGCCGCACTGGCACAGTATTTTTCCGCCAGTTTTGAGGATTATTTGAGTACACATGTCCGCGATATGGCGATGAACCAGGCGAAGATTATTGCCGCCAACGACAGCGTCATTGCGGCAGTGAAGGCACGCGATTACCAACGGCTGGCAACCATTGCCGGTAAACTGCAGAGCGATACCGATTTTGATTATGTGGTGATTGGCGATAGTCACTCTATTCGACTTTATCACCCTAATCCGGAGAAAATCGGTTACCCGATGCAGTTCACTAAACCGGGCGCGCTGGAGAGAGGGGAGAGTTATTTCATTACCGGGACGGGGTCGATTGGGCTGGCGATGCGGGCAAAAACGCCCATCTTTGATGATGACGGTAACATCATCGGCGTGGTCTCCATTGGCTATCTGATCAGCAAAATTGACAGCTGGCGGCTGGACTTCATTCTGCCGATGGCTGGCGTGTTTGTTCTGCTGTTGGTGGTTCTGATGCTACTCTCCTGGTTTTTTGCCGCCCACATCCGTCGCCAGATGATGGGGATGGAACCCAAGCAAATTGCCCGGGTGGTTCGTCAGCAGGAAGCGTTGTTCAGCTCAGTATATGAAGGGCTGATAGCTGTCGATCCGGACGGCTATATTACGGCCATTAACCGCAGTGCGAGAAAGATGCTCGGTCTGCGTTCGCCGGGCCGACAATGGTTGGGTAAACCGATTCATGAAGTGGTGAGCCCGTCGGATTTCTTTACCGAACAGATTGCTGAAAGGCGTGTGGACGCAATGGTGAACTTCAATGGCCTGAGCGTTATCGCCAACCGCGAGGCGATCCGTTCAGGCAATGAACTGCTGGGGGCGATCATCAGTTTCCGCAGCAAAGACGAAATCGCCACCCTGAACGCGCAACTGACACAGATTAGGCAATATGTGGAGAGCCTCAGAACGTTACGACATGAACATCTGAACTGGATGTCAACGCTCAATGGCCTGCTGCAAATGAAAGAATACGATCGGGTCAGGGAGATGGTACAGGGGGAGTCGCAGGCACAGCAGCAGCTGATCGACAGCCTGCGCGAGGCGTTTGCCGATCGCCAGGTGGCGGGTCTGCTGTTTGGTAAGGTTCAGCGCGCGCGCGAACTGGGTCTCAAAATGACGATCGTTCCCGGAAGCCAGCTTCAGCAACTGCCGGAAGGGCTGGACAGTACCGAGTTTGCGGCGATTGTCGGGAATCTTCTCGATAACGCGTTTGAAGCCAGCTTGCGTACCGAGCAAGGGAATAAGGTTGTGGAACTGTACCTGAGCGATGAAGGCGATGATGTGGTGATCGAAGTTGCCGACCAGGGATGCGGTGTCCCTGAAGCATTGCGCGAAAAAATATTCGAACAAGGTGTGAGCACCCGTTCCGATGAGCCAGGTGAGCACGGCATCGGACTGTATTTGATTGCAAGTTATGTGGGGCGCTGTGGCGGAATGATTACTCTGGAAGATAATAATCCCTGCGGCACCTTATTCTCTCTTTTTATTCCGAAAGTGAAAAAGAACAATGACGGAACCATTAACCCTATTAATCGTTGA
- a CDS encoding ribonuclease I, with product MKPTWQKWGWLAASLLPLSSATANELQPTQYGDFDRYVLALSWQTGFCQSQHERDRREPDECRLQKETANKVDFLTVHGLWPGLPKSIASRGVDERRWMRFGCATRPIPNQPEARASRKCAAPETGLSLETAAKLSDVMPGAGGRTCLERYEYAKHGACFGFDPDAYFGTMVRLNKEIKASELGVFLGENYGKSVSRRAFDAAVARRWGKEAVSAVKLSCHGNPAYLTEIQFSLKATTINAPLSADSFAPQPHPGNCGKQFIIDKVGY from the coding sequence ATGAAACCGACCTGGCAAAAATGGGGGTGGCTCGCCGCCTCACTCCTCCCTCTTTCTTCGGCAACCGCCAACGAATTACAGCCCACGCAGTACGGCGATTTCGACCGTTACGTGCTGGCACTCTCCTGGCAGACGGGATTTTGCCAGAGTCAGCATGAGCGCGACCGCCGCGAGCCTGATGAATGTCGCCTGCAAAAAGAGACCGCTAACAAAGTCGATTTCCTGACCGTTCACGGTTTGTGGCCAGGATTGCCGAAATCCATCGCGTCGCGCGGGGTCGATGAACGCCGGTGGATGCGCTTTGGCTGCGCCACGCGTCCCATCCCCAATCAGCCAGAAGCGCGCGCCAGCCGTAAATGCGCGGCACCCGAAACGGGCCTGTCGCTGGAAACGGCCGCCAAACTCAGTGACGTGATGCCGGGTGCGGGCGGACGTACTTGCCTTGAGCGCTACGAATACGCAAAACACGGTGCCTGTTTTGGCTTCGACCCGGATGCGTACTTTGGCACGATGGTGCGGTTGAACAAAGAGATCAAGGCCAGCGAGTTAGGGGTATTTCTCGGTGAAAATTACGGCAAGAGCGTGAGTCGCCGCGCCTTCGATGCGGCGGTGGCCAGGCGCTGGGGAAAAGAGGCCGTCAGCGCAGTGAAACTGAGCTGCCACGGTAATCCGGCTTACCTGACGGAGATCCAGTTCTCACTGAAGGCCACGACCATCAACGCGCCGCTCTCCGCTGACTCGTTCGCCCCGCAACCCCATCCGGGGAACTGTGGTAAACAGTTTATCATCGACAAAGTGGGTTACTGA